From the genome of Tripterygium wilfordii isolate XIE 37 chromosome 6, ASM1340144v1, whole genome shotgun sequence:
ACCCACTTGTCTACTCTTGCAAAGGAGGATGATTCCATTGGGAAAGCAACCCATTGGTTCTGTGGCCATAAACCAGAATTTCCACCATGAAAACCATCCCAGCTCTGATTATCATGTCCCTTGCTGCATCCTTCTTTAAAAGATTGTCCAGTAAATGATCCAGGTGATTCAATCTTGCTTGATGCCATGGCCTGGTTTAGTTCAAGTGTGTCTGATGAGTACCCACCTTGCTGGTTTAAAGCAGCACTGACGGCAACTGGTCTTACTCTCTGGGTACATGGTTTGTGAAGGTTCCTGTGGCTCCAGAGAAACAGTTTCCACCACAGCCTTCTACTCCTGGAAGGTAGAATTTGGCTCGAAGAATGCTTCTTTAACATCACTCTATCAGCGCTGCAATGCGATATTACAGATGCAGGGCTGTTGGGATACACTTGCCTCCTCACACTCTTCGACAAGGCCTGCAATTTTTCAAATGACTGAGATTTTGAAGGAGGTAACTCACCAATCTTTTGGAGCACATTACTCGTTTCCAGATTAGAGCAAGAGCGCTTAAGCTTTGGCTGCGCCCAGAACTCTGCCTGTCCAATCCCAGGATCACTTATATGTCCACTTTGCATCCTCTCAGTAAAATCTCCCCCGGCCCTTTTCACAGCAAGTTCATTCATCTGAGTATCAAATGAATTAGAACAATTCAACTCGGCAAACTTTTGAGGAGAATCTAGATCACCAGAATTAGCAACGTGGGCCTGAAGATCGAGGTCGGAGAGCTCTCTCTTGATCGAGTTGTTTTCTTCATGCTCATCCTCCCCTTCATAGGCTACTTCTACTTCATTGCTGTCAAGATTCTCAGGTCTCTTCACCTTGGTATCAGGACGATAATTCTTCTGTAGAGGTTCAGAGATACTGACAGAATTGGACTTCAATTCATCGCTCTCTGAAGGTTTCATTGAGCTCTCGAACCTAATTTGCAGGGACCTAAGCCCTTTGTTGAAATCAATACTTTTTGAATAACTAGTATCCTCCTATAAACACATACAGAAGGGGGTTATAGATAAGCAGTCATGAGATACAACAAACTTCAAACAGTATGATTTTATAATGAGGAATACAATCTATATGGCTATACATaccttatctttcttcttccgCCCGATTAATACATATAAGCAGCCAAGTTTTGCCATTTCGAGATTCGTGTAATTTAGATTTCTTGCAAGAATCTCAGAATAGATCACCCTGAATTccttgtctttttctttcttggttcAAAAGTATTTTAACTATTCTCACACCTCCAGCAGTTGATAACTGAGTTTGAATTGCAAGAGAAAAtcttgaaaatttaaaatattacatTGGAGATGATTGATCAAGAGTTAGCCGTAATCAATGGGAAGACACCAAATCAATGCCCGAGTAGAAGACCAAGAAGAACAAGGGCCGGATAACAAAGGACCAACGCCTGCTCCGGCATCGGGAAGTGGCACCAGAGAGTCGGCCAGAGTTATCCTACCAGCAGCTTCTCTCCAGAAGCTTCAAAGAATCGTTCTTCAATATATGATCTGTTTAAATACAATCAATTAACTAAACCCAGAtgagaaaaactgaaaaaatcaGAACCAAACAATCAACAAATATCAGATACCTCTTAAAAgattcaaaaaaggaaaaacccAGATGAGAAAACTGGAGATTTCAGAACCTAAAAGTAAACACATACTGATAATTCCTTTAAGATTCAAAAAGGGTATAATCATCTGTTCTGGCCTTCGCGTTTGTCAACCCAATTTGAATAGAGAAAGTAAATTTGCAGGGTTTAAAGTTAAAGCCAACAAAACTATCCCCAACATCTGTAGATACTGTAAAAACAGACAATACACCAAGAGGAATAAGAATTAACAGCTTGCAATGAAGAGGCATACCTGTTAAAGCCGAACTGCTCCAGGTTTCTGAATGTTTCAGTACTAAAAATGGTGTTCTATTATTAGTGGTAGAAAGCTTCGGGTGGAGGGGGCATATATggagaaggaaggaaggaaggagctGGAAAGATTAGGGAAGATGTTAGTTGGGGGAGGATATTACCCAGAAGAACCAGTAAAAAGGGAAAACATACGCGCATGAAACACGGCTTTATGAAAAAGCTACCTTAAATTGTTAAATCCTCTCCCAGAATATGTCATCATTCACATGTGGGACAGGTAGACCCACACATGCATCACCGATTCTCCTGATCGCCATCTTCTATAGATTTTGAATTACGTATTCGGCGCTCCTATTTATACCCCAGCTTTTACTTATTAGTGATAATAATTACTTATTGGTTGTAGTAAGTAATTATTACCTTTAATAACTATTTATTACTGATAATTAGTATTTATTaccatttataattatttattactaGTAATAACTACTTGTTACATAAATAACGAgttattagtggtaataactaTTGAGACTATATAGTTATTAGTGGCAATAACTACTTATTAGTGGAATAACGAgttattagtggtaataactaTTGAGACTATATAGTTATTAGTGGCAATAACTACTTATTAGTGGTGGTAAGTAGTTATTACCTTTAATAACTATTTATTGCTGATAATAAGTAGTTATTACCATTTATAACTATTTATTAGTAGTAATAACTATTTATTACCATAAATTAGTAGTTATTAATAACTACTTATTAGTGATAGTAAGTAGTTATTACCTTTAATAACTATTTATTACCTTTAATAACTATTTATTACTGGTAATTAGTAGTTATTACCATTTATAACTATTTATTAGTAGTAATAACTATTCATTACCAtaaataactagttattagtgaTAATAACTATTGAGACTATGTAgttattagtggtaataacttCTTATTACGCTTGTTACATCTTTATTTTTCCACTACTCAtacaaattatgtaaattataacacaatggtttcagaaggaaatATAGAACTACTGCACTAATCGTATATGGTATATGGTGTAACCCATGTAGCTGCACAATCGTACTTgtatctaaaccattgaatcataatgggaGACATCGGATAACCCTCTGTCAAGGCAACctggacaaagtgattattattaacgaaCCCGATAGTGATAGTAACATGTTCATGTGGCGGTGGAGGCATTGATCGTAGTGGCAGAAATGTCAAACACTATTCAGAACTAATAAGATGTAATACGACATTAtaccttgaagcaatcaagtgacccatatatgacattgtcatccagttctgAAGTGGTGCTGGTCTATCTGATTCCCAAAAGTTCAGTGAAGTGTAAATGGAACTTGCCCGATCATAACCCCCGAATAGATCGACATACTCTGCCCAAAATGTCCTTAGTTCGTCAATCAAGATCAggctcttcttcttattttatttcatttaccCAAATATCATCCTGCCAATAATCTTAAATCTTCAGCCCAAAATTTTAGATGATCCATTTTTTTCTCAACCTCAGATGAGAGAAGGTGAATATAAGCAAAGAAAAATAGACGGAACATGTAATGAGTGCGTAGAATATTCACCTTTTTtagaattgtaaaaaaaattttacctaacaaaaacaaaacaaaattatcacGTGAATACA
Proteins encoded in this window:
- the LOC120000266 gene encoding uncharacterized protein LOC120000266 — translated: MAKLGCLYVLIGRKKKDKEDTSYSKSIDFNKGLRSLQIRFESSMKPSESDELKSNSVSISEPLQKNYRPDTKVKRPENLDSNEVEVAYEGEDEHEENNSIKRELSDLDLQAHVANSGDLDSPQKFAELNCSNSFDTQMNELAVKRAGGDFTERMQSGHISDPGIGQAEFWAQPKLKRSCSNLETSNVLQKIGELPPSKSQSFEKLQALSKSVRRQVYPNSPASVISHCSADRVMLKKHSSSQILPSRSRRLWWKLFLWSHRNLHKPCTQRVRPVAVSAALNQQGGYSSDTLELNQAMASSKIESPGSFTGQSFKEGCSKGHDNQSWDGFHGGNSGLWPQNQWVAFPMESSSFARVDKWVKDLETEPQPPPDGDDNHDEDIVFPPSPENGRSPRTTLLARRSEINLSEEIVYANSVIQSLNSSSSVAHISGIGLKAVPMIAGFYSLRTVNLSNNSIVHITPGTLPKGLHVLNLCRNKISTIEGLRDLTRLRALDLSYNRISRIGQGLSNCSPIKELYLAGNKISDVEGLHRLLKLTVVDLSFNKITTTKTLGQLVANHNSLLALNLLGNPIQGNIGDEQLRKAVCGLLPKLVYLNKQPIKPQRAREVFTDSIAKAALGNSGLSSRRKAAKRASMVLSPSSSGRSRSSIGAAQKSRSRSKSRVHQQLNRAAGASSSHQ